A portion of the Bifidobacterium sp. ESL0800 genome contains these proteins:
- the hisI gene encoding phosphoribosyl-AMP cyclohydrolase has product MKKNDITYDNSTTLDPRIAARLKRDDKGLVAAVIQQYDSKQVLMVGYMNDEALRRTLATGRVTFWSRSRKEYWRKGDTSGHVQYVKGLSLDCDGDALLVEVDQVGAACHTGARSCFDEGGPIPVVVGERKPEDAANDICR; this is encoded by the coding sequence ATGAAGAAGAACGATATCACTTACGATAACAGCACAACGCTGGACCCGCGGATTGCGGCACGTCTGAAACGCGACGACAAGGGACTCGTGGCCGCCGTCATCCAGCAGTACGACTCCAAGCAGGTGCTGATGGTCGGCTACATGAACGACGAGGCTTTGCGTCGCACCTTGGCTACCGGCCGGGTCACGTTCTGGTCGAGATCACGTAAGGAATATTGGCGCAAAGGCGACACCTCCGGGCACGTCCAATATGTCAAAGGCCTTTCGCTCGATTGCGACGGCGACGCATTGCTCGTCGAAGTCGACCAGGTTGGGGCGGCCTGCCACACCGGCGCACGCTCCTGTTTCGATGAAGGCGGCCCGATTCCCGTAGTTGTCGGTGAGCGTAAGCCCGAAGACGCCGCCAACGATATCTGTCGCTGA
- the hisF gene encoding imidazole glycerol phosphate synthase subunit HisF: MSLAVRVIPCLDVDDGRVVKGVHFENLRDAGDPVELAGRYYEEGADELTFLDVTASSSHRQTMMDVVTRTAGQIFIPLTVGGGVRSVGDVDALLRSGADKVSVNTAAINNPELISEVAQRFGNQVLVLSVDARREKGEQHTKSGFEVTTMGGRHSTGIDALWWAKRAQELGVGEILLNSMDADGTGDGFDIEMLKAMRKVVNIPLIASGGAGKLEDFPPAVEAGADAVLAASVFHYGKMTIAQVKETMKEHGITVREPVVSR, from the coding sequence ATGTCTTTGGCGGTACGAGTGATTCCGTGTCTTGACGTGGACGACGGACGTGTGGTCAAAGGCGTCCATTTCGAGAATCTGCGTGATGCAGGCGATCCGGTCGAACTCGCCGGACGCTACTACGAGGAAGGAGCCGACGAACTCACCTTCCTCGATGTCACGGCCTCAAGCAGCCATCGACAGACCATGATGGATGTGGTCACCCGTACTGCCGGCCAGATCTTCATCCCATTGACCGTCGGGGGAGGTGTCCGTTCTGTCGGCGACGTCGACGCATTGCTGCGCAGCGGTGCGGACAAGGTCAGCGTCAACACCGCCGCCATCAACAATCCCGAGCTCATCAGTGAAGTGGCGCAGCGTTTCGGCAACCAGGTCTTGGTGCTTTCCGTCGACGCTCGGCGCGAAAAGGGAGAGCAGCACACCAAATCCGGTTTTGAGGTCACCACCATGGGTGGCCGTCACTCCACCGGTATTGATGCCCTGTGGTGGGCGAAACGTGCCCAGGAGCTTGGCGTCGGCGAGATACTGCTCAATTCGATGGATGCCGACGGCACCGGCGACGGTTTCGATATCGAGATGCTCAAAGCCATGCGAAAAGTGGTCAATATCCCTCTGATCGCCAGCGGCGGTGCCGGCAAACTCGAGGATTTTCCGCCTGCGGTAGAGGCCGGTGCCGACGCAGTCCTTGCGGCTTCCGTGTTCCATTACGGCAAGATGACCATCGCCCAAGTCAAAGAGACCATGAAAGAGCATGGCATTACCGTGCGCGAGCCTGTAGTGAGCCGATAA
- the rlmN gene encoding 23S rRNA (adenine(2503)-C(2))-methyltransferase RlmN, with translation MMMNDVSQDQIKPEEDAKVSGASESVESGVTAGGDQGAFRDVLAKNHARRGKPPLHFADMSDEQRIETAKQLGMPKFRVKQLGNHYFEHFNNDVSTFTDFPASKRDEAQQAFFPTLITEVTHQVADNGTTIKTLWELFDGSHIESVLMRYPNRATLCISSQVGCGMGCPFCATGGLGLTRNLSTAEILEQVRVAAKAMESGKVAGGPGRLSNVVFMGEGEPMGNYKSVLSAVRQISAMPPLGFGISARNITVSTVGVVPGIKKLTAEGIPVRLAVSLHAPNDTLRDELVPMNRRFNSEQVLDAAHDYYLASHRRVSIEYALMRGINDQAEHARQLAHRLNHYGDNWVHVNPIPLNPIEGSKWTASKPEDEERFLDILHSAGITATLRDTRGSDIDGACGQLAAKNIRA, from the coding sequence ATGATGATGAATGATGTTTCACAAGATCAAATAAAGCCCGAAGAAGACGCAAAGGTTTCTGGCGCTTCCGAATCCGTCGAATCCGGAGTGACCGCCGGGGGAGACCAGGGCGCGTTTCGTGATGTGCTGGCCAAGAACCACGCACGAAGAGGCAAGCCACCGCTGCATTTCGCCGATATGAGCGACGAGCAACGTATAGAGACGGCCAAGCAGCTGGGTATGCCGAAATTCCGGGTCAAGCAGCTCGGCAACCATTATTTCGAACATTTCAACAACGACGTCTCCACATTCACCGATTTTCCCGCGTCGAAACGTGACGAGGCGCAACAGGCGTTCTTCCCGACATTGATCACTGAGGTGACCCACCAGGTCGCCGACAACGGCACCACCATCAAAACGTTGTGGGAGCTGTTCGACGGCTCGCATATCGAATCGGTGCTCATGCGCTATCCGAACCGCGCCACGCTGTGCATCTCCAGCCAGGTCGGCTGCGGCATGGGCTGCCCGTTCTGCGCAACCGGTGGGCTTGGCCTGACGCGCAACCTTTCGACTGCCGAAATCCTCGAGCAGGTGCGCGTCGCCGCCAAGGCGATGGAGTCGGGAAAAGTCGCCGGAGGTCCCGGCCGCCTGAGCAATGTCGTCTTCATGGGCGAAGGCGAGCCCATGGGCAACTACAAGTCCGTGCTGTCCGCCGTCCGTCAGATCAGCGCCATGCCGCCGCTCGGTTTCGGCATTTCGGCTCGCAACATCACCGTCTCCACCGTCGGCGTGGTGCCCGGCATCAAAAAGCTGACTGCCGAAGGCATTCCTGTGCGTCTTGCCGTCTCGCTGCACGCACCGAACGACACGCTGCGCGACGAGCTGGTGCCGATGAACCGGCGTTTCAATTCCGAGCAGGTGCTCGATGCCGCCCACGATTACTACCTGGCCAGCCATCGTCGTGTCAGTATCGAATACGCGCTGATGCGCGGCATCAACGACCAGGCCGAGCATGCACGGCAACTTGCCCATCGCCTGAACCACTACGGCGACAACTGGGTGCATGTCAACCCCATTCCCCTGAACCCGATCGAAGGCTCTAAGTGGACGGCCTCGAAACCGGAGGACGAAGAACGCTTCCTCGACATCCTGCACAGCGCCGGCATCACGGCGACCTTGCGCGATACCAGAGGCTCCGACATCGACGGTGCCTGCGGGCAGCTGGCGGCCAAGAACATACGCGCCTGA
- a CDS encoding phosphatidate cytidylyltransferase: MTSRQGHAAGDEMSSTLNDINKKTGRNMPQAVATAVILIALIVACLLIKIDLYILLIAVFLVLALRELHVSFATVHLYIPLVVLWVCCAGTLLSVYYAPNHVLAAGIGISVSAVAVAIAANMRHNVGKRLAGAIEGKRSAAKDVEKTSISSAANTKTEESSIDNVAVSVFLVLYILVLASCIILPETFNGHPVAHAIMLIFLPALSDTGGLFFGAFFGRHKLSPRISPKKSVEGLCGSVLFAMVGAFVIFAITYPDLWSTRWWVPILTGVMVGVVGTFGDLCASMLKRDMGLKDMGHLLKGHGGVIDRVDSILLCAPFFTLLLWATGM, encoded by the coding sequence ATGACCAGCAGACAAGGGCACGCGGCAGGCGACGAAATGAGTTCGACGCTCAACGACATCAACAAGAAGACAGGACGCAACATGCCTCAGGCTGTTGCCACCGCAGTGATTCTCATCGCACTTATCGTTGCCTGTCTGCTGATCAAAATCGATTTGTACATCCTGCTGATCGCCGTGTTTCTCGTCTTGGCTTTGCGCGAGCTCCACGTCTCATTCGCCACCGTTCACCTCTATATTCCTCTGGTTGTGCTGTGGGTGTGTTGTGCAGGCACATTGCTTTCCGTCTATTATGCGCCGAATCACGTTCTGGCGGCAGGGATAGGCATCAGTGTTTCGGCGGTTGCGGTCGCCATTGCCGCCAACATGCGCCATAACGTCGGCAAGCGTCTTGCCGGAGCCATCGAAGGCAAACGAAGCGCGGCAAAAGATGTCGAGAAGACTTCGATATCCTCGGCGGCCAATACGAAAACCGAAGAAAGCAGCATCGACAACGTTGCGGTTTCCGTGTTTTTGGTACTTTATATTCTGGTGCTGGCCTCGTGCATCATCCTTCCGGAGACTTTCAACGGCCATCCTGTGGCCCATGCCATTATGCTGATTTTCCTGCCTGCGCTCTCCGACACCGGTGGGCTTTTCTTCGGTGCGTTCTTCGGGCGTCACAAGCTTTCGCCGCGTATCTCACCCAAGAAATCCGTCGAGGGACTTTGCGGTTCCGTTCTTTTTGCCATGGTTGGAGCATTCGTGATTTTCGCCATCACGTATCCCGACCTATGGTCCACGCGCTGGTGGGTTCCTATACTTACCGGAGTAATGGTCGGTGTCGTCGGTACATTCGGCGATTTGTGCGCATCAATGCTCAAACGCGATATGGGACTGAAGGATATGGGGCATCTGTTGAAAGGGCATGGCGGGGTGATCGATCGCGTCGATTCGATTCTTCTGTGCGCGCCTTTCTTCACCCTCCTGCTGTGGGCGACCGGCATGTAA
- the frr gene encoding ribosome recycling factor: MANPVEQAKEQMKKSVEATKENFSGIRTGRANPALLNGLVVDYYGAPTPIKAVASIGVPEPRTLSITPFDGSQANAVEKAIRDSDLGGSTRRDGNVIHLTMPELTEDRRKEYVKLAKGKAEDGKVAVRNIRRKAKESIDKSVKDGDMGEDRGDRLQKDLDKVTKETTETIEQLLDAKEKEIMEV, encoded by the coding sequence ATGGCAAATCCTGTAGAACAAGCCAAGGAACAGATGAAAAAGTCGGTGGAAGCCACCAAAGAAAACTTCTCCGGCATCCGCACCGGCCGCGCCAACCCTGCGCTTTTGAACGGCCTCGTGGTCGACTATTACGGCGCTCCGACGCCGATCAAGGCCGTCGCGTCCATCGGCGTGCCCGAACCGCGCACCCTCTCCATCACTCCGTTCGACGGCTCGCAGGCCAACGCCGTGGAGAAGGCCATCCGTGACTCCGACCTCGGCGGCAGCACCCGCCGCGACGGCAACGTCATCCACCTGACCATGCCGGAACTGACCGAGGACCGTCGTAAGGAATACGTCAAGCTCGCCAAAGGCAAGGCAGAGGACGGCAAGGTCGCCGTGCGCAACATCCGTCGCAAGGCCAAGGAGAGCATCGACAAGTCGGTGAAAGACGGCGACATGGGCGAGGATCGGGGCGATCGTCTGCAGAAGGATCTCGACAAGGTCACCAAAGAGACCACCGAGACCATCGAACAGCTTCTTGATGCCAAGGAAAAGGAGATCATGGAGGTCTGA